The sequence below is a genomic window from Candidatus Omnitrophota bacterium.
TCATAATTCACAGCGGTGTGGTCAGTAATCAGGATCACGCAATCAACTTTAGATAAGGTCTTTTTATCCAGTTTAACGCATTTCAGGTTGATATCATCAATATTCAAATACGGGAAAAACGGGTCAAAATAGCTGACCCGGGCTTTTTCTTCAGTCAATTCTTTAATAATATCCAACGCGGGAGATTCCCGCAAATCCTTAACGTCTTTCTTGTAAGCCGCGCCTAAAACCAGGATATTGGCGTTTTTCAGGCCCCTGCCCTGCTTTTTAAGCATTTCTTTGACTCTCTCCACCGTATATTTGGGCATAAAACGGTTCATTTTAGAGGCCAGATCGATCATTTCAGTCTTAAATCCCAGTTTTTTCGCTTTCCAGGAAAGAAATACCGGATCGCAGGGAATGCAGTGCCCTCCTATTCCCGGCCCGGGATAGAACGGCATAAATCCGAAAGGCTTGGTCTTAGCGCATTCCAAGACCTCCCAGACGCTTATCCCCAGCTTATGGCAGACAATGGCGAATTCATTGATCAAAGCGATATTAACCAGCCGGAACGTGTTCTCCAGAAGCTTAGAGGTCTCGGCGACTTCAGGGCTGGAAACCTTAAAGACCTTCTTCATTATCTTGGAATAAAGATCATATGCGAGCCGGGCGGATCTTTCAGATATACCTCCCACAGCCTTTGGAATATTAACCACGGGGAATTTCTTGTCTCCGGGATTGACCCGTTCCGGGGAAAAACAAAGGAAGAAATCTCTTTCCGAACGCAGCCCGGTCTCTTTCAATATAGGAAGGACGACCTCCCGGGTAGTAGTCGTGTAAGACGTGCTTTCCAAAATAACCAACTGCCCCTTCCTCAAATGCTTTCTAATGGTCCGGGCAGCCGAAACGACATAGGATATATCCGGCAGAGTAACCTTGCGCAGCGGCGTGGGCACGCAGACAATAATAACGTCAGCCCGGCCTAAAACATTCTCATCGACCGTAGGCCGGAATTTCTTAGACTTGATCAACCGCAGCACATCCTTAGGATCAACGTCGACAATGAATTTTTCCCCGCCCTCCAATTTCCTTACCCGGGCAGGGTCAGTATCAAACCCGTAAACGAAATAGCCTTTTTTGCCGAAATATACCGCCAGCGGCAAACCAACATACCCCAAGCCGACAACCGCTATTTTCGCGGTCCGCGAATTTATCTTTTTTTTCAGCACACTAAAATTATCCACCACAACACTCCATTGATATTAATAAGAGCCGCTTTCCTCCACCTTCGCCTCTGCCTAAGTCAGTCGCCCGCCCTGATTATTCAGTACCGATCGCCTTACGAATATGCCCGGCAAGAGAGCCGGCGATATCCTCGATAAGCTGACGATCGCGGCCTTCTACCATTACTCTGGCCAACGCCTCGGTCCCGGAATAACGCAAAAGAACCCTTCCTTCGTCTTTTAATTTATCGGTAAAACCGCGCAGCTTATCCTCAAACCCCGGGATATCGCAAAACAGCACCTTGTCCCTGACCTTAACATTGACC
It includes:
- a CDS encoding nucleotide sugar dehydrogenase codes for the protein MDNFSVLKKKINSRTAKIAVVGLGYVGLPLAVYFGKKGYFVYGFDTDPARVRKLEGGEKFIVDVDPKDVLRLIKSKKFRPTVDENVLGRADVIIVCVPTPLRKVTLPDISYVVSAARTIRKHLRKGQLVILESTSYTTTTREVVLPILKETGLRSERDFFLCFSPERVNPGDKKFPVVNIPKAVGGISERSARLAYDLYSKIMKKVFKVSSPEVAETSKLLENTFRLVNIALINEFAIVCHKLGISVWEVLECAKTKPFGFMPFYPGPGIGGHCIPCDPVFLSWKAKKLGFKTEMIDLASKMNRFMPKYTVERVKEMLKKQGRGLKNANILVLGAAYKKDVKDLRESPALDIIKELTEEKARVSYFDPFFPYLNIDDINLKCVKLDKKTLSKVDCVILITDHTAVNY